A window of uncultured Methanoregula sp. genomic DNA:
AGCCCCCAGGTGAATTATGAGATCATTCAACAATGATAATGCATTTACCGGCCTCGAGGCAGCGATTGTGCTCATCGCATTCGTTGTCGTTGCGGCGGTTTTCTCGTATGTGGTGCTCGGCGCCGGGTTCTTCACTACCCAGAAGAGCCAGGAAGTCGTTCACACCGGTGTACAACAGGCAAGCTCAACTCTCGAAATTGTCGGCAATGTCTATGGTACCGGAACAGCCGGAACTAGTATTGACAAGATCAATTTCTCGGCTGCACTTGCACCTGGGGGAACCCCGGTTGATTTCGAGAAAGTCGTCATTACCTACAGCAATGCATCCCAGCTTGAAACACTCTCACGCACAGCTAGCAAAGGATCCGCAGTTTCCGCGGGTCAATGGGGCGTAGTTACTGTCCAGAACCAGGTC
This region includes:
- a CDS encoding archaellin/type IV pilin N-terminal domain-containing protein, translated to MRSFNNDNAFTGLEAAIVLIAFVVVAAVFSYVVLGAGFFTTQKSQEVVHTGVQQASSTLEIVGNVYGTGTAGTSIDKINFSAALAPGGTPVDFEKVVITYSNASQLETLSRTASKGSAVSAGQWGVVTVQNQVTNDMVLEKGEQFDITAMPTNALVKNDQFQLEVKPAIGAALSISRTAPASILTVNTLY